In Ictalurus furcatus strain D&B chromosome 20, Billie_1.0, whole genome shotgun sequence, the DNA window atgtgttGTAGTTGCATTAATATTCACCCCATTGCTATGAAACCCTTAGATTAGTCCTGGTGCAACCAATTGTAATTGTTTGCACTATGTTTGGCAGAAACCCAAAACTGCTAAGAACCAAATcctcacagtgaagcatgacGGTGGTAGCATAGTGTTGTAGGAATGTttttcatcagcagggactgggaaactgCTCAGGGTTGAGGGCAAAATGAATGGAGccaaatacagtttttttgtcttgttttccaATTTTTCCAaaggatttttttaataaataagctTCTTCCACATGACACAGGCCGGTGAGATATTTTCAGTTCAGCACTGGACAGCTCCTGTACTATTACTTCAGTAAGACTCAGAAGTCAGAAACATTGAAAGCCAAAAATATATCACTACACTCGACAGTGTATCATCTTCAcaatggatatgtgtgtgtaaacataagTAAACACATTGCAATATGAGATGTATTGGTAAGCTTAATTTATAATAACTTAAAATGATCCTGCCTCCCAAATGGTGCCCTTAGCCGCCCTTCTTTCTCCATATAAGCATTTTGATACCACTACTGGTGGATCTATGGTGCGCGTGTGCTTGAGGGCACAAGTAAGTCAAGTGAGCAGTCCTCAAGTTCTGAAGTGTAACACTTTACAGTGTTATTTTTGGAGGAGAGAGTGAAAGTAAAATTAGCATTTCTTGGACATTAATATTAGCAACTTGAATGTTAATGAAGAACTATTAATTCGTTCCTGCTTAGTccctacatatatacatattaattaTTGTTCAACACTGTAAATTGTTAACAACCTTACAATTCCAGAATGTTTTGTGTGGTGGAGACACAATGGCCTGTCATTTAGAAATAGAAATTGTAAGCTAAAACTCAAGATCAAGATCAAATTAAAGATCAGAAAATGTTATCAGTGTTGGTGAAGCTACTTGCCATGCAATAAGCTGTGAGTAGCTTCTCAAACTACAAGCTACTCATAACTTattgcacaaaataaaaatttatagtaataataaaaatgctttgttcaggctatgcaacaaatagATTTTGCTTTTCTAGTTATGAACCAATTTTTATAAGAAGCAGCATTACTTAAATGTCAAACATCACCAGCCTATCAAAAAAAAGTGCCAGGTAGAGAGAGGGCTCACTCCACTACTCTTAGTTCAGTTTATAGAAATATCTAGCTAGTTAATATTAAGTAATTAACattgagtaactgacatttcagacattcagaatatggccaaatgttttgtttatttttactctgCTGGTGGAAAAATATCCCAAGAAAGCTACGCTCACTTTATATTCCATGGGCTAGATGACTCACATTGACTTGTACATTCCCAATCTGATGAGCCAAAAgttatattcataaaaaaagTATTGTTTGCTATGTGTGCTGATGATATCGGTAACACACCTTTAGTAATCCTTTCAATCTAGGAAATGgaattttatgtgaattttaGTCACGCTGTGGCACAAGTGGCAACCAGTGAGTGGTGCATAGGCTAAAGTGTGGGCAGAGCAGAGGCAGGGCAGAGGCAGGGAGTAGGTGGTGCAGGGGTGCGTCTAAGCTGTGAATGGCAAGTTAGTAGAGATCAGACTGATCTCTCATAAGAAGCACATctgcttccaacacacacatgcacacacagctgTGTTACCATAGAAATGCAGCCAACCAATGACAGGCACTGATTTTCCCCCCAGGGACTCTGCTGATCTTAGAGAGCTGGAGGTGGAGTTTTACCAGTAAAACCATCTTTAGTGACTCTGAAATGTAAATTATACCAGTCTGACCTTACCCTTTACCATGGCTAATTTTATTCTCCAagttttcagagagagagagagacagagagagagagagtaatgtgtgcatgtttgcatgcatgcgtgtgtgtgtgcctttgtGCATGCCTTTGTTCAACAAAATATATGCCAGCCTATTTAAACatgttattatttaatgtttataagataataaaccattaaaaacatttgtttgttttttgggtctTTTATGCTTATACAAGTTTTATACatgtgcatatactgtatattatactgtagttcctgcatgtatatactgtatctccTTTTATGTCTGTGTTCAAGTGTGTTTCTAGGCAAGAGTGGTAACTATGGTCAgccctcagccaatcagatgttGTCGCACAGTACTTCTTTTGATTAGTCAGTCCAAAGTATGTGTTGGTTGATCCTATAGTTGTTCACTACATAACTGTGTATGGCGCTCATGAAAGTACTACAGAATACATGTGATTAGTCTGAATGTCTTCTCATGCAAGGATTAGCATATTCAGCTTTGATTAGGGCTTTCTCTCAAGAGCTTCACACTGATTTTAATCAGGAATTGTTTTAATCAGGAATCAGAGTGGAGAATCTGATTTGAATCAGTAATCGCTTTAATTAGGAACTGGAGTATAATGAGAGAATCATTTCAGATCTGATGCTGTTAGCAATTATAGTTTTACATGACAGAGTCTTCATGAATCATTGGATAGAGTCAGCTTAGTCAAGAGACATTCAGGAGAAAGACATGGTAGTAATAAAACAAAGCTGATGCGATTTGTCAGTAAAGCCTGATTTTGTTCTTAGGTTATTTGctttgaatatttaatttactttgaatcaaaagaaagaattgttaaaataacacactatatatatatatatatatatatatatatatatatatatatatatatatatatatatatatatgtatatatattatatatatatatatataatataaatatatattatatatagtataaaaattaaaaacaaaaaaacacatgtacataagtattcacagcctttgctcaatactttgttgaagctcctttggcaccaattacagcctcaagtttttttgagtatgatgctacaagcttggcacacctatttttgggcagtttctcccattcttctttgcaggacctctcaagctccatcaggttggatggggagcatcggtgcacagccattttcagatctctccagagatgttcaatcaggttcaagtctgggctctggctgggccactcaaggacattcacagagttgccCTGTAGCCACtgctttgttatcttggctgtgtgcttagggtcgttgtcctgatggaagatgaaccttcgccccagtctgaggtccagagtgctctggagcaggttttcatcaaggatgtctgtgtacattgctgcattcatctttccatcgatcctgactagtctcccagttcctgccgctgaaaaacatccccgcagcatgatgctgccatcaccatgcttcgctgtagggatggtattggccaggtgatgagtggtgcctggtttccttcagacatgacgcttgccattcaggccatcagaccagagaattttgtttctcatggtctgagagtccttcaggtgccttttggtaaactccaggtgggctgtcatgtgccttttactgaggattggcttccgtctggccactctaccaaacaggcctgattggtggagtgctgcagagatggttgttcttctggaaggttctcctctctccacagagacaggctggagctctgtcagagtgaccatcgggtttttggtcacctccccgactaaggccGTTCTCCCCTtattgctcagtttggccgggcagtCAGCTCTAGGAAgtgtcctggtggttccaaacttcttccatttacggataatggaggccactgtgctcaatgggaccttcaatgctgcagaactgtttctgtacccttccccagatctgtgcctcgatacaatcctgtctcggaagGTCTACAGataattccttggacttcatggcttggtttatgctctgacatgcattgttaactgtgggaccttatatagacaggtgtgtgcctttccaaatcatgtccaatcaactgaatttaccacaggtggactccagtcaagttgtagTAACATCTAGGATGCcatcaaggatgatcagtggaaacaggatgcacctgagctcaattttgagtgtcatggcaaaggctatgaatacttatgtatatgtgctttttttgttttttatttttttataaatttgcaaagatttcaaacaaacttctttcacggtgtcattatggggtattgtttgtagaattttgaggaaaataattaatttaattcattgtggaataaggctgtaacataacatgtggaaaaagtgaagcgctgagaatactttccggatgcactgtacttatttatatatattagaaatgcACCAATgcatcggccgataaaggctataaGGCTATTTTTCCCTCTATGGGCCAtcagccgatagtttaaaacatctgatgatcagggcaGGAAGTGAGCAGAggtgaagcaggagtttcggCATTGAGTCTAATTTTTGTCCCCCgtgctgctcgcgctgaattaaagggccagtacaccgttgaaagatttaaatgaagctgGGTtgacaaaaaattatatattgcacagaaaaatatatttgtagagtagcaTAATTCATatactgttaatgttaatataaatatattatatatataaaatatatatatatattttttttatatatatatattttttttatattaccagtttgatgttcagtgatgaagtatgtttgtggtgagtgaatgtgaatcCAAACAgggtttttagaattcagtcaatgttaatatgaattaataacatccAATAAGTTacgaaatcttactttaatcttcagaatttagttcgtgttaatgttaatttgagtaatgtgttttctgtttatgagaccagttactgtgaaacactTGTTGAAATGTAGAGAATaaaggttttatttacatttccttcagaattgtggaattaattattattaattttaaaaaaaggcataaaaggcagaactataggtatcggttatcggtatcagctgagaaatttagcatcagtgcatctctaatatataccACTAGTACCACCACTAGTACCACTagcactaaccactaagccaccataaatgaaaaatatttctttcattttggtaaaatatattcAAGTTTTCCTGAAGCAGAAAATGCATCAAAATGCAGAGGcaaaaaacatgacatgatCACCAGGGATTTCAATCAGtttcttacattttattagtttctCCATCTATACAAGAACATATAATTTCAAATCATCCAGCTTAAGTTCTGTTTCAATTTGGCAAGGGATGTTAAGAGAGAAATAgacaaactgagagagagagagagagagagagagtctgttggtgtgtttgtgcatttttaatgagaaaGAGTAATAGAATATTGTCAACATTATTTCCACAGCAACCAAAATACGCTACAGGGCCACTCAACGACTGACATGCAAGAAGTCTGTtacaacactcactcactctcacacactctttctctctctctctctctctctctcacacacacacacacacacacacacacacacacacacacacacacacacacacacacacacaggtcacatTGCATTGAGAGAAATTATTTTGTCTAGTAAAAGTCTGTGATTCACACTTCCAAATCCCTCTTCATCTCACTCTCTTATCGTCTTTATAttcattctttcactctctcttctgtcaGGCATGGACACCATGTCAACTGCTGCTTAATCATTAAGAAGGCAGACTGGGTCCTCAGGCATGGCCATCtaaacgctctctctctctctctctctcacacacacacacacacacacacacacacacacacacacacacacacacacacagccacatgcacacatgcacacaggatTCTATTTGTACATATAATACCAATGGAGAGTTAAACAAACACTGCAAATGTGTACACACGTTTTAATGCATCAACACCTTTTAgcacagactctctctctctctcacgctctctcggtggtgtgtgtgtgtgtgtgtgtgtgtgtgtatgtatgtgtgcgggtatgtgtgtgtgtgtgtgtgtgtgtgtgtgtgtgtgtgtgcgcgtgtgcataTATTACATTGTGCTGCacaaactttcttttttttgttgtttttttttaattccatcaATATAAAGGATATCAATGAAAGGCATTGAAAGGTCAGGAAAGACTAGAGAACAAAGGCCAAAACACAACGTCAACCACTGCAAATGACCAAAGCACAAACCAGACGGCAGCAAAGAGAAGATACCCAATAGAATGCAAGaccaccacacagacacactcacacacatcagtCACACTCATCTTGGAAAGAGAGCAATGTAAGGACAGACtggtgagaagtgtgtgtgtggcctgcaAAAAAGCCAGTTTCACGCTTTCATTTGACCCCTCCATTAAATAGAGGGTTaaatggagagagtgagacaggtagcaagatagagagagacattaagagtgagagagacactaaGAGTTAGATTTAGGGGCTGGTGGTAGATTCAGTCTTGTGTCCatgttaaaataacaataataactgtGACAACAGAAATCAACAGCACCAcgttaatcatcatcattttagCTCATATTCTAATTATACAACTTCATTACCACCTCGTAACTGCTCTCTGCTCTATTAAAAAAACCATCATCAGTAAAAATCATTGAGATGTTGAATAATGTTGTCAAagtcaatattattattacaattattaatattagagTGGTTACAATTTAAGAAGGGCTAGTTTCACTAatttaatctgatttttttaaaattattattttctccTTATTGGTTTGTTTGCCTCTGTTCGTTAATCTTGCACAGCAACTGTCTGCTCCTTACTGGGGGCAGGGCTGGTCTCCGTGGTTACAGGCTGTGCAGAAGGTGGAGCTTCAGTCTTTTTAGCCTCAGCGTCTGCCTTGCTCTCCATCACAGAGGCAGGATCCTTAGCTGGGGCAGGCTCTTTGAGAGCTGGGGTGGTATCTTTCGCTGGTTCTTTCTCATTGGCCGGTGCTGGAGCAGAGGCGGGTTTTTCTTCTGCCTTGGTGGGTGGGGCCTCAGGACTCTTTGCAGGTTCCATTTTGGCGAAGTCGGGGCTCTTGGCATTAGATGTTGAGGTGGTGCTAGCTGCTGATTTCTCTTCCTTGGCTGCTGGGGCAAcactcttctcctcttcttttgGCACAGTTGCACTGCTATCTGCAACAGGTGTTGCTTCTTTGGTGGCTGCCGCCGTGTCATTGGCAGTCTCAGTGGTTTCCGTGGCAGTTGGTGCGTCCTCCTTGTTGTCTTTCGAAGCATCATTCTCCTCTGCTGACGCGCCCTCTGTTTTGGCGTCCTTTTCTTTTGCCTTCTCGTCATTCACATTGTatcccttcttcttcttgctcagTTTTCCTCCCATGGTGCGTTGGACCTCTGAAACCCAAAGAAATAGGCAGACAGGCaaacaaaatgaattttaataaatagttttaccTCAGTTTTACTTCTAATTAAATTGTTTCCCCAGACATATAGTTTTAATTTCAAGCTTAGGACTTGATCACTGAGGAGCTCAGCATATTTCAGAACAGAAAAGCCTCTTGGTTTAGGCTCCTCATGAAGCTGGCTGAGAAAATACAGTTTGTTCGGAAAAAGGTTTGTATCCTACGAGAGATCCTGAGTATGTGTACATTTAGTAATGGTACCATTGCAATCATAAACCTTTAGTAATTAAGGGCCAAGGTCTGTAAGGCTTGCACAGATTTTTTACTTTGATTTAAATGTTTGCGATGTCTTTACATATTATAAATGTCTAGGTAAACCTAGTAGGCTGAAATATCTTGAGGTTTTTCTTATCATTCTGCCTGTATTATGCTTGCAGCAGTGCCCATTATACCAGTGTGTATGTTGTCACTAGACACAGCCCACAGGCATGATGGAGTGATTTCACTACATTTTGGGCATTCGTGTTCCGACAGTGCCAGCAGAGATTGTTTGTCAGGGGATGGACTGCCAAGATAATGGCTGTGCTAGCTTGCAGTGATAGAATTTTTTATTCATGGAGCACATTTACTTGTATTATAATACAGCTGAAAGTCCCTTTTAACTGAATGTAAACTGTAATCACTGTCTCtcaacattatatatttataatatgcaGCCTGAAAACAGAACGTAGCTCAGTGTTAAGTAGGGGATGTTGTATCAATAAGGCAAGTCTGGATAAAGACTAAACCCCAGAATCCAAGACTCAGAATAGCAGTTACCACAGCAaccacagtcacatgacctgctcacAATGAAAAGAACATGggcacacacatgcgcacacatacagtacaaacttgtacatgcatgtgtgtgatgtataACTGAGGGGGGAAATCAGCCAgtgtatgtaatgtatatgtgaccaaacCAAAATAATACTCAGAACTGTTCCTCTACTAGAAATAacaatggtggtggtggtggggagtgtgagtgtgtgtgtgtgtgtgtgtgtgtgtgtgtgtgtgtgtgtgtgtctttcagaAAACAATAGAGGCAGTCTCCCCCATCACCATCAGTAAAAATAATGTGCCATTCCTGTATACAGCTCCAGTGGATATTTGTGTCTGTATGTCACCAAAAGCCAAAGATAATCCAAAACTCTATTAAAGACAGTAAGCTTTATGCCATGTGCTATCAATGACAGGTCTATACTGAATCCTGAATGTATACAAGTTAAAGTATACACGttatcaattttatttaaattaaatcaaagATAGAATTATATAAAGTGCCTCTTGAATCTTTGTTAAGTCTCCAGAAGTCTTTGCATGTCACATGAGAGTGTACACTAGGGGGTTGTCATGCATGAACTAAACCAGACTGTACAGAAAAAGGTACgggaggggtgggggggaatGAAGAGCAGTCTCTGTGccaataataatgaataagagACAACATAGGAATTTTTAGAACtagaaaaaatacaatattcCTGTATTGAATGCAATTTAAGTGCAATTAAAATGTGGCAGAGCATTTGTGATATGATGTGCATGTACCACTTCTGGTGTGAAATCGGGTTTAgactccatccattttctgcattgcttatcctacacagggtagcaggggagcctggagcctgtcccagggcaCTCAGGGCACATggtgtgggacaccctggatggggtgccaacccattgcagtgcacaatcacacGCTATGGACAAGAGATGCCAAGCAATCTACAATGCATGCCtatggactggggaggaaaccagaatactcagaggaaacccccgaaacacagGAGAAAATGCAAATTCTGCTCACAGGGCAgaagtgggaatcaaacccccaaccctggagatgtaacgcaaacatgctaacaaataagccaccatgccctgtGACTTAGACTCAGTTGCTATAacaaaatggaaatggaaaataCCATTAAGGAAACATGGCTTTCTATTTTGTAGACTGAAAATACAGACTGTAACATACAGTAGTTATAAGGAGGATTCATGTTTTACTAGTCATTCTTTAAAATCCTGAATCCCAAAAAGTTCCTGTGACAAGAATGTAGAACTGGCCTAAAACAATATTCCTGCCCTGTTTAGTGCCACTGCTGACAGCATCTCATGCAAACTACATCCGATCTACAATTTCACACATCTTCATGCGTTCTGTTAGTACAAGAGTGAAATACACTACGCtgaaacacattactctaaggtgatggagggagaaggagagagacacagaggcagAGAGCTGCAGACTGTGATTCAGACAGAGAACAACAGACCCTgacacagacaaagagagagtgaggaagagTGAAAGCTTGTCATAGCTATTCTGTCATCTCttgccattgtgtgtgtgtgtgtatgtgtgtgataatTTACAGTGATCATCACTGACCACATAAACAGATACAACAACTCCAGTGATTCAAAatcttgtgtgtgtctgtgtgtgtgtgtatgagtgtgtatgagtgtgtgtgtctgtgtgtgtgtgtgtgtgtgtgtgtgtgtgtgtgtctgagcgaGGGAAAATGGAGCAGAAAATTTGGCCCAATCACGGGCAGCAGCAAAGCATTCTGGGAAGAAATATTAGAAGTGATGTCTGGAGTGTAGAGTAAAATTTAAACAGAGCACAACTCCTGATGtttacacaatacacaacctTCCTCATTCAGTACTCAACTCAATCACCGGATCAGATATCCTACACTTTTCTTTTAGTAGAAATTAAAAACTACTGAATCTCTTAATCTATATCACTAAAGATAACTACACAGCTGTGCCAGACCAATATAGCATGCCCATAAACAtgtattgtactgtacagtCCCCtgaaaaagtattggaatggcaaggccaattcttttgtttttgctatacactgaagatttTTATATCTATC includes these proteins:
- the basp1 gene encoding brain acid soluble protein 1 homolog yields the protein MGGKLSKKKKGYNVNDEKAKEKDAKTEGASAEENDASKDNKEDAPTATETTETANDTAAATKEATPVADSSATVPKEEEKSVAPAAKEEKSAASTTSTSNAKSPDFAKMEPAKSPEAPPTKAEEKPASAPAPANEKEPAKDTTPALKEPAPAKDPASVMESKADAEAKKTEAPPSAQPVTTETSPAPSKEQTVAVQD